The proteins below come from a single Chitinophaga pinensis DSM 2588 genomic window:
- a CDS encoding MFS transporter: protein MQTASKKVINGWAMYDWANSVYNLVITTTFFPIYFTSATHSAETGDNVSFFGKYFVNSALYDYAMAAAFILAALLSPILSSIADTRGNKKRYLMLFTWLGGLSCIALYNFRGGNVEYGIIFFILATLGYCGGLVFYNSYLPELAAVEDRDRISAKGFAMGYIGSVILQLIGFVLVAVKPFGLSDGDAVRLTFLLTGIWWIGFAQITFLRLPASKGTIQEHKAGALTEGFHELKKVYAQVKTMPVLKNFLRGFFFYSMGVQTVMMAATIFGSQELHLPSTNLIVAVVAIQVVAILGAWGMAKLSGKFGNLPVLMVVIVLWIGICLAGYRMQTANDFYMLAVAVGLVMGGVQSLSRSTYAKLMPETEDTTSFFSYYDVVEKLSITVGLTTFGYIHELTGSMRNSVLALIVFFVIGLIWLLSAQKKQKSLAAQS, encoded by the coding sequence ATGCAAACTGCCAGTAAAAAAGTAATCAATGGCTGGGCGATGTATGACTGGGCGAACTCCGTGTACAACCTGGTAATTACCACCACTTTTTTCCCTATTTACTTTACCTCAGCAACCCATTCCGCTGAAACAGGCGACAATGTCTCCTTCTTTGGTAAATACTTCGTTAACTCCGCACTTTATGACTATGCAATGGCGGCCGCATTTATACTCGCCGCATTGCTGTCTCCTATCCTCTCCTCTATCGCCGATACGAGAGGTAATAAGAAAAGATATCTCATGCTGTTCACCTGGCTGGGTGGATTAAGCTGTATCGCCCTGTATAACTTTCGTGGTGGAAATGTAGAATATGGCATCATATTCTTTATCCTCGCCACCCTTGGCTATTGTGGCGGCCTGGTATTCTATAACTCCTACCTGCCTGAACTGGCAGCGGTAGAAGACCGTGACCGTATCAGTGCCAAAGGTTTCGCTATGGGGTATATCGGTAGTGTAATATTACAGCTGATCGGCTTTGTGCTGGTGGCAGTAAAACCATTTGGTCTCAGTGACGGAGATGCCGTACGGCTGACTTTCCTGCTCACCGGCATATGGTGGATCGGCTTTGCCCAGATCACCTTCCTGCGTCTGCCGGCCTCTAAGGGTACTATACAGGAACATAAGGCGGGTGCGCTGACTGAAGGGTTTCATGAACTCAAGAAAGTATATGCACAGGTAAAAACCATGCCTGTACTGAAAAACTTCCTGCGTGGCTTCTTCTTTTACAGCATGGGCGTCCAGACCGTAATGATGGCAGCTACGATCTTCGGTAGCCAGGAATTACACCTGCCTTCCACTAACCTGATCGTAGCCGTTGTTGCCATTCAGGTGGTAGCAATACTGGGGGCATGGGGTATGGCTAAGCTCTCCGGCAAATTTGGCAACCTGCCCGTACTGATGGTTGTGATCGTATTGTGGATCGGTATCTGTCTGGCGGGTTACCGTATGCAGACCGCTAATGATTTCTATATGCTGGCTGTTGCCGTAGGTCTGGTAATGGGCGGTGTACAATCCCTCAGCCGTTCTACTTACGCCAAACTGATGCCGGAAACAGAAGATACCACCTCCTTCTTCAGCTACTATGATGTTGTAGAGAAATTGTCCATCACTGTCGGCCTGACCACATTCGGTTACATCCACGAACTGACCGGCAGTATGCGTAATTCCGTACTGGCACTTATTGTTTTCTTTGTGATAGGATTGATCTGGCTCTTATCAGCACAGAAAAAACAAAAAAGCCTCGCTGCACAAAGCTGA
- a CDS encoding ATP-binding cassette domain-containing protein: MKITLDQTGKRFNYDWIFRRVSATFEQGGRYAILGPNGSGKSTLLQVISGHLHQNEGTVTYSTPEELLSHDQFFRHCAIAAPYLELVEEFTLAESLQFHLQFKNLIPDITPADAVAIVGLEKSMHKQVRNFSSGMKQRLKLALTIFSDVPVLLLDEPCTNLDAAGIRLYQQLITDYSGDRMIIVSSNDEQEYFMCPNHIRIQDYK, encoded by the coding sequence ATGAAAATAACGCTCGACCAGACAGGCAAACGCTTTAACTACGACTGGATCTTCCGTCGTGTTTCCGCTACCTTCGAACAGGGCGGACGATATGCCATACTGGGTCCCAATGGCTCGGGAAAATCTACTCTATTACAGGTTATAAGCGGGCACCTTCACCAGAACGAAGGTACCGTTACCTATAGCACTCCGGAAGAACTGCTCAGTCATGATCAGTTTTTCCGGCATTGTGCCATCGCTGCTCCCTATCTTGAACTGGTGGAAGAATTCACTCTCGCAGAAAGCCTGCAATTCCACCTGCAGTTCAAAAACTTAATTCCCGATATTACTCCTGCTGATGCTGTAGCCATCGTTGGCCTGGAGAAATCCATGCATAAACAGGTCCGCAACTTCTCCTCCGGCATGAAACAACGCCTGAAACTGGCACTGACCATTTTCTCCGATGTTCCGGTATTACTGCTGGATGAACCCTGTACCAACCTGGATGCCGCAGGCATCCGGCTTTATCAGCAACTTATTACTGACTATAGTGGCGACCGCATGATCATCGTCAGTTCCAATGACGAACAGGAATATTTCATGTGTCCCAACCACATCAGGATACAGGATTATAAATAA
- the lpxA gene encoding acyl-ACP--UDP-N-acetylglucosamine O-acyltransferase, whose protein sequence is MIHPLTYIHPDAKVAPNVKIDPFTVIHKNVEIGEGTWIGSNVTIMEGARIGKNCRIFPGSVISAIPQDLKFAGEDTTTEIGDNTTIREYVTINRGTKDKWKTVIGKNCLIMAYSHIAHDCEVGNSCVFSNSTTLAGHITVGDYVVLAGMVAVQQFCKIGDHAFVTGGSLVRKDVPPFVKAAREPLSYVGVNSIGLKRRGFSLEKINHILDIYRVIFVKGYKLSKAISIIEAEYPATDERDEILSFIRESGRGIMKGYTSLAGDE, encoded by the coding sequence ATGATCCATCCGCTTACTTACATTCACCCGGACGCGAAGGTTGCGCCAAACGTGAAAATCGATCCGTTTACCGTTATTCACAAAAATGTTGAAATCGGTGAAGGCACCTGGATCGGTTCAAACGTCACTATTATGGAAGGCGCAAGGATCGGCAAGAACTGCCGTATCTTCCCCGGGTCTGTAATTTCCGCTATCCCGCAAGACCTCAAATTTGCTGGCGAAGACACTACAACCGAAATCGGAGACAACACCACCATCAGAGAGTATGTAACCATTAACCGAGGAACCAAGGACAAATGGAAAACCGTTATCGGCAAGAATTGCCTGATCATGGCCTATAGCCATATTGCTCACGACTGCGAAGTTGGTAACAGCTGCGTATTCTCCAACAGCACTACACTGGCAGGTCATATCACCGTGGGCGACTACGTGGTACTTGCAGGTATGGTGGCTGTACAACAATTCTGTAAAATTGGCGATCATGCCTTTGTTACAGGTGGCTCCCTGGTAAGAAAAGACGTGCCGCCTTTCGTAAAAGCAGCCCGTGAACCGCTGTCTTACGTAGGTGTAAACTCTATCGGTCTCAAAAGAAGAGGTTTCTCACTCGAAAAGATCAATCACATACTTGACATATACCGTGTGATATTCGTGAAAGGATACAAGCTCTCCAAAGCAATCAGTATCATCGAAGCGGAATATCCCGCCACCGACGAAAGAGATGAAATACTCTCCTTCATCCGTGAATCCGGCCGGGGCATTATGAAAGGTTATACGTCACTAGCCGGCGACGAATGA
- a CDS encoding bifunctional UDP-3-O-[3-hydroxymyristoyl] N-acetylglucosamine deacetylase/3-hydroxyacyl-ACP dehydratase has product MDNQQSSNQHTIKDPVTISGVGLHTGAHVNMTLKPATPGYGIKFQRVDLPGQPVVKADVDYVVDTSRSTTLEHNGARVSTIEHIMAALVGTGVDNVHIEIDGPEIPIMDGSSYPFIQKIEEAGIAEQDAKKIWYTIDTNISFYDDKKNVEMVALPAVDYRITCMIDFNSPILGTQHANLNSLQDFKQEVAPCRTFVFLHELEYLISNNLIKGGDINNAIVIVDKAVSEEQLGHLAKVFNREHISVAQREGILNNIQLHFPNEPARHKLLDIVGDLALVGVPIKAHIIANRPGHASNVEFARKIKQYIKKNKHIKDMPVYDPSKPAVFDVPRIERTLPHRFPMLLVDKIIDLTDTQVVGIKNVTFNEPFFQGHFPSNPVMPGVLQVEALAQCGGILALSTVPDPHNYDTYFIKIDNCKFKQKVVPGDTMILKMELLSPIRRGIVEMRGTVFVGNKVVTEGDLTAQIIKTRES; this is encoded by the coding sequence ATGGATAATCAACAGTCGTCTAATCAACACACGATTAAAGACCCAGTTACAATATCGGGTGTTGGTTTACACACAGGAGCCCATGTAAATATGACTCTGAAGCCGGCTACCCCCGGTTATGGTATTAAATTTCAGCGTGTGGATCTGCCAGGACAACCTGTAGTGAAAGCCGATGTAGATTATGTTGTGGATACATCCCGCAGCACAACGCTTGAACACAATGGCGCCCGCGTTAGTACGATAGAGCACATCATGGCTGCCCTGGTTGGTACCGGCGTAGACAATGTGCACATTGAAATCGATGGTCCTGAAATCCCTATCATGGATGGTAGTTCCTACCCTTTTATCCAGAAAATAGAGGAAGCAGGTATTGCAGAACAGGATGCGAAAAAAATATGGTATACGATTGATACCAACATCAGCTTCTACGACGATAAAAAGAACGTAGAAATGGTAGCATTACCAGCTGTTGACTATCGCATCACCTGCATGATCGATTTCAACTCTCCGATATTAGGTACACAGCACGCTAATCTTAACAGCCTGCAGGATTTCAAACAGGAAGTAGCGCCATGCCGCACCTTCGTGTTTCTGCACGAACTCGAATACCTGATATCCAACAACCTGATCAAAGGCGGCGATATTAATAACGCTATTGTGATCGTAGATAAAGCGGTAAGTGAAGAACAACTGGGCCATCTGGCAAAAGTGTTCAACCGTGAACATATCAGCGTAGCACAGCGGGAAGGTATCCTCAATAATATTCAGCTTCACTTCCCGAATGAACCGGCACGTCACAAACTGCTGGACATCGTGGGAGACCTCGCACTGGTAGGTGTGCCTATTAAGGCGCATATCATTGCAAACCGTCCCGGACATGCTTCCAACGTGGAGTTTGCCCGTAAGATCAAGCAATATATCAAGAAGAACAAGCATATCAAGGATATGCCTGTATACGATCCTAGTAAACCAGCTGTCTTCGACGTACCACGTATTGAAAGAACATTGCCGCATCGTTTTCCGATGCTGCTGGTGGACAAGATCATCGATCTCACCGATACGCAAGTAGTAGGTATCAAGAACGTTACCTTCAACGAACCATTTTTCCAGGGGCACTTCCCAAGTAATCCGGTGATGCCGGGTGTACTCCAGGTGGAAGCACTGGCACAATGTGGTGGCATTCTTGCACTCAGCACTGTTCCGGATCCTCATAATTACGATACCTACTTTATCAAGATAGACAACTGTAAGTTCAAGCAGAAAGTGGTTCCCGGAGATACCATGATCCTGAAAATGGAATTACTTAGCCCTATCAGGAGAGGTATAGTGGAAATGAGAGGAACCGTATTTGTAGGTAACAAGGTAGTTACTGAAGGTGACCTGACCGCTCAAATCATTAAAACAAGAGAAAGCTAA
- the lpxD gene encoding UDP-3-O-(3-hydroxymyristoyl)glucosamine N-acyltransferase, with product MQFSALQLATMLDGKLEGNPDVKVSNIAKIEEAGEGMLSFIANPKYEEFIYTTNASILIVNESLVTEKPVKSTLIRVKDAYSAFALLLEKYKQIMSNKTGIQQPSHIPASVKTGQNVFIGAFAYLGENVVIGNNVKIYPGVYLGDNVIVQDDTTIFPGVKVYENCVLGSRVILHAGCVIGGDGFGFAPQPDGTYKKVPQIGNVIIHDDVEIGANTTIDRATMGSTIIRQGVKLDNLIQIAHNVDVDTNTVIAAQTGISGSTKIGKNCVIGGQVGLVGHIQLADGTKINAQSGLSKSIAEPNSALMGSPAFDYKSSLKSQAIFRNLPDLEKRVKELEDMVKQLLSVREGV from the coding sequence ATGCAGTTTAGCGCATTACAATTGGCTACCATGTTGGATGGTAAGCTGGAAGGCAACCCGGACGTAAAAGTGAGCAACATCGCCAAGATCGAAGAGGCGGGTGAAGGGATGCTCAGCTTTATCGCCAATCCTAAGTACGAAGAGTTTATCTATACGACCAATGCCTCCATACTGATAGTGAATGAGAGCCTTGTAACGGAAAAACCTGTAAAATCGACGCTTATCAGGGTAAAAGACGCCTACAGCGCCTTCGCCCTTTTACTTGAAAAATATAAGCAGATCATGAGTAATAAGACGGGTATTCAACAACCGTCTCATATTCCTGCATCTGTAAAGACCGGACAGAATGTTTTCATCGGTGCTTTCGCCTATCTGGGTGAGAATGTCGTGATCGGTAACAACGTAAAGATCTACCCTGGAGTTTATCTGGGTGATAACGTGATCGTACAGGACGATACAACTATCTTCCCTGGCGTAAAGGTGTACGAGAATTGTGTACTGGGTAGCCGTGTGATATTACACGCAGGTTGTGTGATCGGAGGAGATGGCTTTGGTTTTGCACCTCAGCCTGACGGTACCTATAAAAAAGTACCGCAGATCGGTAATGTGATCATTCATGATGATGTTGAGATCGGCGCCAATACCACTATTGACCGTGCAACTATGGGTTCTACGATCATCCGCCAGGGCGTAAAGCTGGACAACCTGATCCAAATCGCGCACAACGTAGATGTAGACACCAATACAGTTATAGCAGCACAGACGGGTATTTCCGGCAGTACTAAAATTGGTAAGAACTGTGTGATTGGTGGTCAGGTTGGCTTGGTTGGACACATCCAGCTGGCTGATGGCACCAAAATCAATGCACAGAGCGGCCTGTCTAAATCTATTGCAGAACCGAATTCAGCCCTAATGGGATCTCCTGCTTTTGATTATAAAAGCTCCTTAAAAAGTCAGGCAATTTTTAGAAATTTGCCCGATCTGGAAAAACGTGTGAAGGAATTGGAAGACATGGTAAAACAACTGCTTTCCGTGCGGGAAGGTGTTTGA
- a CDS encoding HD domain-containing protein: MAERKRKIVNDPVYGFITIDHPLIFTLISHPYYQRLRRIHQMALAHLVYPGAMHTRFHHSMGAYHLMCCALSELKGKGVDITEEEEVAAKMAILLHDIGHGPYSHALENGIIEGVSHEEISQWLMEELNKEMDGALTLTIEIFNGRYHKTFLHQLVSSQLDVDRMDYLNRDSFYTGVSEGVISYDRIIKMLTVHRGELMVEEKGIYSIEKFIIARRLMYWQVYLHKTVLSAENLLVKILRRAKELALQGVTLFASPALQYFLYHTITAANFEQEPSCLQQFCLLDDYDIMGAIKVWAQHPDKVLSLLCKWLIDRNLFKCVLNSEAFDIESIQLLKQKVQREYGISGADLDYFVFTGTACLSTYNMNNEKINILFKDGTVKDISSIDNALISHTLAIPVKKFYICHPKI; the protein is encoded by the coding sequence ATGGCAGAACGCAAGCGTAAAATTGTAAACGATCCGGTATATGGTTTCATCACGATTGACCATCCGTTGATCTTTACATTGATTTCCCATCCTTATTATCAGCGCCTGCGCAGGATCCATCAGATGGCGCTGGCGCACCTTGTTTATCCGGGCGCAATGCATACCCGTTTCCATCATAGCATGGGAGCCTATCACCTGATGTGCTGTGCGCTCTCGGAACTGAAGGGGAAGGGAGTGGATATCACAGAAGAGGAAGAGGTTGCTGCAAAGATGGCCATACTTTTGCATGATATAGGTCATGGGCCGTATTCACATGCACTGGAGAATGGCATTATTGAAGGTGTATCGCATGAAGAGATCAGTCAGTGGCTGATGGAGGAACTGAACAAGGAAATGGATGGAGCACTGACGCTGACGATAGAGATATTCAACGGCCGGTACCATAAGACGTTCCTGCACCAGCTGGTATCCAGTCAGTTGGATGTAGACAGAATGGACTACCTGAACAGGGACAGCTTCTATACGGGCGTTTCTGAGGGGGTGATCAGCTACGACAGGATCATTAAGATGCTGACTGTACACCGTGGGGAACTCATGGTGGAAGAGAAAGGAATTTATTCAATAGAGAAGTTCATTATAGCGAGGAGGCTGATGTACTGGCAGGTATACCTGCATAAAACGGTACTGAGTGCGGAGAATCTGCTGGTTAAAATATTGCGCAGGGCCAAAGAACTGGCTTTACAGGGCGTTACGCTTTTTGCCTCACCGGCCTTGCAGTATTTTCTATACCATACTATTACCGCGGCCAACTTTGAGCAGGAACCGTCCTGTCTGCAGCAGTTCTGTCTGCTGGATGACTATGACATTATGGGCGCCATTAAAGTCTGGGCGCAACATCCGGACAAAGTGCTCTCCTTATTATGTAAATGGCTCATTGACAGAAACTTATTCAAATGCGTCCTGAATAGTGAGGCATTTGACATAGAAAGTATCCAGCTGCTGAAACAAAAGGTACAACGGGAATATGGCATTAGCGGCGCCGACCTGGATTATTTTGTTTTTACCGGAACTGCCTGCCTCAGTACATATAATATGAACAACGAGAAGATTAACATTCTTTTCAAAGACGGCACTGTAAAAGACATTTCCTCCATTGATAATGCCCTGATTAGTCATACTCTGGCTATACCCGTAAAAAAATTCTACATTTGTCATCCAAAAATCTGA
- a CDS encoding response regulator, whose protein sequence is MSQINILWVDDEIESLKSQIMFLETKGYKVSALTNGYDALEFLKEQVVDVVLLDESMPGITGLETLGKIKEIDQQIPVVMITKNEAENVMDEAIGSQITDYLIKPVNPNQVLLSLKKIIDNKRLVAEKTTIAYQQEFRSLFMALNSNPDYNEWMDIYKKLVYWEMEMGKTNSPELLEVLNTQKAEANTEFAKFISRNYASWVSPKAKEAPVMSHTLFRDKIVPSLDSEVANFVIIIDNLRLDQWKAILPIFLESFRLVQEDTFYSILPTSTQYSRNAIFAGMLPVDIESRFPQEWKNDDEEGGKNLHEEHFFADQLRRLKMDTRFSYTKVTTHNDGQHLVNNIHNLMAYPLNVIVYNFVDMLSHARTEMEVLKELAADEMSYRSITASWFEHSPLHQALKKISEKKINLIIATDHGNVRVKTPIKVIGDKQTTTNLRYKHGRNLNYEAKEVLAFRDPKEAGLPRPNVNSSYIFAKEDGYLCYPNNYNYFVNFYRNTFQHGGISLEEVIVPVARLVSK, encoded by the coding sequence ATGAGTCAAATAAATATACTTTGGGTAGATGACGAGATAGAATCACTGAAATCACAGATTATGTTCCTGGAAACAAAGGGCTACAAAGTGTCAGCACTCACCAATGGGTATGACGCGCTTGAGTTCCTGAAGGAGCAGGTGGTCGATGTGGTGCTCCTGGATGAATCTATGCCGGGTATAACCGGGTTGGAAACGCTGGGTAAGATCAAAGAGATCGATCAGCAGATCCCGGTAGTGATGATCACCAAGAATGAGGCAGAGAATGTGATGGATGAAGCTATCGGTTCACAGATCACGGATTACCTGATCAAACCCGTGAATCCTAACCAGGTACTCCTGTCCCTGAAAAAGATCATTGACAACAAGCGTCTTGTGGCTGAAAAGACCACCATCGCTTACCAACAGGAGTTCCGCAGCCTGTTTATGGCGCTCAACTCCAACCCTGACTACAATGAATGGATGGATATTTACAAGAAACTGGTATACTGGGAGATGGAAATGGGTAAAACCAACAGTCCGGAATTGCTGGAAGTACTGAATACCCAAAAGGCGGAAGCCAATACGGAGTTTGCCAAATTTATCAGCCGTAACTACGCCAGCTGGGTAAGTCCCAAGGCCAAGGAGGCACCTGTAATGTCGCATACCCTGTTCCGGGATAAGATCGTACCCTCCCTGGACAGCGAAGTCGCCAATTTTGTCATTATAATAGATAACCTGCGCCTGGACCAGTGGAAGGCCATTTTGCCGATCTTCCTGGAATCGTTCCGTCTGGTGCAGGAAGATACTTTTTATAGTATCCTGCCTACCTCTACCCAGTACAGCCGTAACGCGATTTTCGCGGGTATGCTGCCGGTAGATATTGAAAGCCGTTTTCCGCAGGAATGGAAAAATGACGATGAGGAAGGTGGGAAAAACCTGCATGAAGAACATTTCTTTGCCGACCAGCTGCGCCGCCTGAAAATGGATACACGGTTTTCCTACACCAAGGTAACCACCCATAATGACGGACAGCACCTGGTTAACAATATTCACAACCTGATGGCCTATCCCCTGAATGTCATTGTCTACAATTTCGTGGATATGCTCAGTCACGCACGTACCGAAATGGAAGTGCTGAAGGAACTGGCCGCAGATGAAATGTCTTATCGCTCCATTACCGCCAGTTGGTTTGAACACTCTCCGCTGCACCAGGCACTGAAAAAAATCTCGGAAAAAAAGATAAACCTGATCATAGCGACCGACCATGGTAACGTGCGCGTCAAAACGCCGATCAAAGTGATCGGAGATAAGCAGACCACTACCAATCTGCGCTATAAGCATGGCCGTAACCTTAATTACGAGGCAAAGGAAGTACTGGCGTTCAGAGATCCGAAAGAAGCCGGACTGCCCAGGCCGAACGTGAATTCCTCTTATATATTTGCGAAAGAAGACGGCTATCTCTGCTATCCTAATAATTATAATTACTTTGTTAATTTCTACCGGAATACTTTTCAGCATGGCGGTATATCACTGGAAGAAGTGATCGTACCTGTGGCCAGACTGGTGAGTAAATAG